From the genome of Tsukamurella pulmonis:
GGTCGATCTCCTTCTCCAGCATGTACCGCCGGTCCTCGTCGACGAGGTCCCACTTGTTGTAGGCGATCACCAGCGCGCGACCCGACTCGATCACCATCGACAGCACCCGCAGGTCCTGCTCCGTGATCGGCTGGGAGGCGTCGATGAGCACGATCGCGACCTCGGCGGCCTCGATCGCGCCCTTGGTGCGCAGCGAGGCGTAGAACTCGTGCCCGCTGGCCTGGTTGACCTTCTTGCGCAGGCCGGCTGTGTCGATGAACTTCCAGGTCTTGCCACCGAGCTCGACCAGGGAGTCCACGGGGTCGACGGTGGTGCCGGCGACGTTGTCGACGACCGACCGGTTCTCGCCGGTGAGCTTGTTGAGCAGCGAGCTCTTACCGACGTTCGGCTTGCCGATCAGCGCGATGCGGCGCGGCCCCATCCCGCCGGTGCCCTCGCGGGGCGTCTCCGGCAGCTTCTCCAGGATGACGTCGAGCAGGTCACCCGTGCCGCGGCCGTGCGCGGCCGAGATGGTGTGCGGCTCACCGAGGCCCATCGACCACAGCGATGCCGCCTCGGCCTCGGTGCGCTGGTCGTCGACCTTGTTGGCCGCCAGGATGACCGGCGCCTTCGACCGGCGCAGCACGCGCGCGACGGCCTCGTCGGTCGCGGTCGCGCCGACGGTCGCGTCCACGACCACGACGATCGCGTCGGCGGTCCGCATGGCGACCTCGGCCTGCGCGGCGATGGACTGCTGCATCCCCTTGGCGTCCGGCTCCCAGCCGCCGGTGTCCTGCACCAGGAACCGCCGGCCGGCCCAGTTGGCCTCGTAGCTGATCCGGTCGCGCGTGACGCCCGGGATGTCCTCGACGACGGCCTCGCGGCGGCCCAGGATCCGGTTGACCAGCGTCGACTTGCCCACGTTCGGGCGACCGACGATGGCGACGGTCGGCAGCTTCGCGGCGGCCTCGGCGGCCTCCGCCTCGAGGTCGCTGAAATCGCCCTCGTAGTCGGCGAAGTCGCCCTCGTCGTCCCAGGTGCCGTCCGCAGTGTCGGCGCCGGCGAACTCGAACTCGTTGTCACTCATCGCGTGACCTCCTTATCGCGGGAGGACAGCGCGCGGTCGGCCAGTTCGGCCACCGCGGCGACGGTCTCCTCCAGGTTCATCTCCGACGAGTCCAGCTCGATCGCGTCCTCGGCCGGCCGCAGCGGCGAGATCTTCCGCGTCGAGTCCAGGCCGTCGCGGCGCTGCACGGACGCCAGCACCTCGTCGTAGTCGCTGGGCAGCCCCAGCTCGGTGTTCTGCGCATGGCGGCGCTGCGCGCGCGCCTCCGCGGAGGCGGTGAGGTAGATCTTCACCGGTGCGTCGGGGAAGACGACGGTGCCGATGTCGCGGCCCTCGACCACGATGGGCGACTCGTCGTCGGCGGCGATGGCCCGCTGGTAGTCCACGAGCTGCTCACGCACCTCGGGCACCGCGGACACGGCCGAAACGGCCGCGGTCACGTCGTCCTCGCGGATCCGGCGGGTGATCGAGATCCCGTCCAGCTCCACCTGCTCCGAGAGCGGATCGCAGCCCATCGCCAACGGCAGGTCGGCCGTGGCCGCGGCGATCGCGGCGGGGTCGGTGAGGTCGGCCTCCTGCTCCAGCGCCCACACGGTCGCCGCGCGGTACATCGCGCCGGTGTCCAGGTAGCGCGCGCCGAGGTTCTCGGCGATGCGCCGGGCCACCGTCGACTTGCCGGTCCCCGAGGGACCGTCCATGGCGATCACGAGCGTCACAGTCCCACCGCCTTGTAGAGAGCCGTCACTTCGTCGCGGCCGAGCACGCGCAGCGAGCCGGGGCGCTGATCGCCCAGGGCCACGGCCCCGACGTGGGTGCGCACCAGGCGCTCGACGGGGTGTCCGACCTCGGCCAGGAGCCGGCGCACGATGTGCTTACGGCCCTCGTGCAGCACGATGCGGACCATCGAACGGCCCTCGGAGGCCTCCAGCACCGAGAACTTGTCGGCCTTCACGGGACCGTCCTCGAGTTCGACGCCGTTGCGCAGCGTGTTGCCCAGGCGGCGCGGCACCTCGCCCTGCACCCACGCCAGGTAGGTCTTGGGCACCTCGTACGAGGGGTGCATGAGCCGGTGCGCGAGGTCACCGTCGTTGGTGACCAGCAGCAGACCCTCCGTGTCGGCGTCGAGCCTGCCGACGTGGAACAGGCGCTGGCCGGCGGCGACGCGCTCGGCGACGATGTCGCCCACGCACGGGCGGCCCATGTCATCGCTCATCGTCGACTGCCAGCCGCGGGGCTTGTTCAGCGCGAGGTGCACGAGGTTCTCGTTGACGACGACGCGCACGCCGTCGACACGGACCACCGCGACGTTGGGATCCACGCGACGCCCCTGCTCCATCACGATCTCGCCGTCGACCTCGACGCGGCCGTCGGCGATCATCTCCTCGGCGACGCGCCGCGAGGCTACGCCCGCCTGGGCGAGCACCTTCTGCAGGCGGATGCCCTCGCCCTCGGCGACGGGGCCGGCGGCGGCATCCGACGGTGCGCGGTCGGCCTTGCGGGCCGCGACGTTCTGGGTGCGTGCCGGCTTGGCGTTCGACAGGCGCGGGACGCCACCCTGTTTCGGTGCCTGCTGGGGCTTGCTGGTTCGTTTTCTGTCCGGTGTGCCATCACGGCGAGCGGGTCTGTTCATGATCACTCCATGATCGCAGGTCGCGGCCGAAAGCGGTATTCGTCAGCGCGGCGCGACCGCGGCGGCGCGCAGGGAGCGGTTCCGGCGCCCCATGAACAGCACCGTCGCGGCGAGGGAGGTGACCGCGATCGTGCTCACCAGCCCGCCCTTCGGCGGGAAGAACAGCGGATCGCCGCCCGCATCGCCGCCGGTCAGATCGTCGAGTCCACTCGTCATCATGGCCGGGAAGATCCAGATCAGGATCGCCAGGACCGCGGCGAGCCCGAGCAATCCGCTCGCCAGGGCGAGGCCGCGGGTGAACGCGGGGCGCACCGTGGCGACGATCACCAGCACCAGCGCCGCGATCGCGAGCGCGGCGGTCGCGTACCCCCACGGGATCACCCCGTCGACGAGGTCGTCCGGACCGCCGAAGCCGATCACGTTCGCATCGGGCCCGGTCGCGACGATCCGGCCGGTGCCGGTGAAGCCCCACGGGAGCTCGACCTGCCCCACCTTGAAGCCGAGCCACGTCGCCGTCGCCGCCCATCCGGTGAGCGCCGCGGTCACGGCGGTCAGGACGAGCGGCCACCAGCGGCGGACCGTCGGGCCGAGGGAGCCGAGCGGGAAGGCTTCGCGGAGGACGGCGGAGAGATCAGGCATCGGGATCGAATCCGATCACGTCGGCGCTCTTGCGGCCCAGCTTGGCGAACCGCGGCTCCTCGTCGAGGTGCGAGCTGAGGTCCTCGATCACGTCGACCTCGGGCAGCAACGGCGCGAGCGGCGGCAACTCGTCGAGCGAGCCGAGGCCGAGGCGCTCGAGGAACAGGTCGGTGGTGGCGTACGTCGTCGCGCCCCCGTCACTGCCGGCTTCGGCGATGAGTCCGCGGGCGGCGAGGGTGCGCATCACCCCGTCGACGTTCACGCCGCGGACCGCGCTCACCTGCGAGCGACTCACGGGCTGCTTGTAGGCGATCACCGCGAGGGTCTCCAGAGCGGCGCGGGTCAGCTTGGAGCGCACCCCGTCGAGCAGGAGGCGCTCGACGTACGGCGCGTACTCGGCGCGGCTGTAGAGCCGCCAGCCCTCGGCGGACTCCCGCAGTTCCATGCCGGAGCGGCGCTCGGCGAGTTCGCCCGCCCACGCGCGCAGGTCGGCGGTGATCCGCTCCTCCGGCTCCTCCAGAGCGGTGCCCAGCTGCTCCGCGGTCGCCGGGGCGTCCACCACCAGCAGCAGTGCCTCCAGCGCCGACCGCAGCTCGTCGGGCTCCATCCCCTCGACCAGGGCGAAGTCCTCGGATGTCTCGCTCACGATTCCTCCTCAGGAGTCTCGTCGTACTCGTCGACGGTGCCGCCCACCACCGTGCCATCGTTCTCGCCCGACCACCGCACCTTGAGGTCGCCGAGCGCCTCGGGCTGGTCGAAGAGCACCGCACGCTCGCGGTAGAGCTCCAGCAGCGCCAGGAACCGCGCGATGACGGCGATGCCCGAGTCGCAATCCGCGACGAGCTCGGCGAAACCCGACCAGTGATCGGGCCGCTCCCGCAGCCGGGCGGCGATGAGCTTGGCCTGTTCGGGCACCGAGACCTTGGGCACGTGCAGGTGTCCGAGGCCCACCGTCGGCTTCGCCTTGGGCGTGAAGGCCGACGCGGCGACGAGGGCGAACTGCTCGGGCGTGACGCCCAGCTGCACCGGGGGCACCAGCTCCTCGAACCGGGCCTCGAGCCCCACGGCCCGCGGGTAGCGACGGTTCGCCTTCGCCTCGAGCTGGGCCATGAGCTCGGCCACCTGCTTGTAGGCGCGGTACTGCAGCAGCCGCGCGAAGAGCAGGTCGCGGGCCTCGAGCAGCGCCAGGTCCTCGGCGTCCTCGACCTCGCCGGCGGGCAGCAACCGAGCCGCTTTGAGGTCGAGCAGCGTCGCGGCCACGACGAGGAACTCGGTGGTCTGGTCGAGGTCCGCCTCGGCACCGAGTTGCTTGGTGTACGCGATGAACTCGTCGGTCACGACGTGCAGCGCCACCTCGGTGACGTCGAGCCGGCGGCCGCCGATCAGCTGCAGCAGCAGGTCGAACGGACCCTCGAAGTTGGCGAGCTTGACGGTGAAGCCCGACGGTGCCGCCTCCCCCTCTGCGCCCGACGTCGCCGCCTCGCCGTCCGACGGTGCCGTCCGCGGCGCCGGGTCGAGCGGGGCGTCGGCTTCGATCGGCTCGGGGGCCGCAGCGGTGTCGGTCACTTCTCCTGCGCGATGACCTCGCGCGCGAGGGCGCGATAGGCGTTGGCGCCGGTGGACTTCGGGGCCCACGAGGTGATCGGCTCGCCCGCGACGGAGGTCTCGGGGAAGCGCACCGTCCGCGAGATCACCGAGCGGTAGACCGCGTCGCCGAAGACCTCGACGACGCGCGCCATCACATCGCGCGAGTGCAGCGTGCGCGCGTCGAACATGGTCACCACGATGCCCGCGAGATCGAGCCGCGGGTTGAGGCGGTCCTTGACCTTGTCGACGGTGTCGGTGAGCAGCGCGAGGCCGCGCAGCGCGAAGTACTCGCACT
Proteins encoded in this window:
- the der gene encoding ribosome biogenesis GTPase Der, with product MSDNEFEFAGADTADGTWDDEGDFADYEGDFSDLEAEAAEAAAKLPTVAIVGRPNVGKSTLVNRILGRREAVVEDIPGVTRDRISYEANWAGRRFLVQDTGGWEPDAKGMQQSIAAQAEVAMRTADAIVVVVDATVGATATDEAVARVLRRSKAPVILAANKVDDQRTEAEAASLWSMGLGEPHTISAAHGRGTGDLLDVILEKLPETPREGTGGMGPRRIALIGKPNVGKSSLLNKLTGENRSVVDNVAGTTVDPVDSLVELGGKTWKFIDTAGLRKKVNQASGHEFYASLRTKGAIEAAEVAIVLIDASQPITEQDLRVLSMVIESGRALVIAYNKWDLVDEDRRYMLEKEIDRELVQIPWALRVNISAQTGRALQKLVPAIETSLESWDKRIPTGRLNNWLREVMAATPPPLRGGKLPKVLFATQAATRPPTFVLFSSGFLEAGYRRFLERRLREEFGFDGSPVRVNVRVREKRAKK
- the cmk gene encoding (d)CMP kinase, which produces MDGPSGTGKSTVARRIAENLGARYLDTGAMYRAATVWALEQEADLTDPAAIAAATADLPLAMGCDPLSEQVELDGISITRRIREDDVTAAVSAVSAVPEVREQLVDYQRAIAADDESPIVVEGRDIGTVVFPDAPVKIYLTASAEARAQRRHAQNTELGLPSDYDEVLASVQRRDGLDSTRKISPLRPAEDAIELDSSEMNLEETVAAVAELADRALSSRDKEVTR
- a CDS encoding pseudouridine synthase encodes the protein MNRPARRDGTPDRKRTSKPQQAPKQGGVPRLSNAKPARTQNVAARKADRAPSDAAAGPVAEGEGIRLQKVLAQAGVASRRVAEEMIADGRVEVDGEIVMEQGRRVDPNVAVVRVDGVRVVVNENLVHLALNKPRGWQSTMSDDMGRPCVGDIVAERVAAGQRLFHVGRLDADTEGLLLVTNDGDLAHRLMHPSYEVPKTYLAWVQGEVPRRLGNTLRNGVELEDGPVKADKFSVLEASEGRSMVRIVLHEGRKHIVRRLLAEVGHPVERLVRTHVGAVALGDQRPGSLRVLGRDEVTALYKAVGL
- the scpB gene encoding SMC-Scp complex subunit ScpB; its protein translation is MEPDELRSALEALLLVVDAPATAEQLGTALEEPEERITADLRAWAGELAERRSGMELRESAEGWRLYSRAEYAPYVERLLLDGVRSKLTRAALETLAVIAYKQPVSRSQVSAVRGVNVDGVMRTLAARGLIAEAGSDGGATTYATTDLFLERLGLGSLDELPPLAPLLPEVDVIEDLSSHLDEEPRFAKLGRKSADVIGFDPDA
- a CDS encoding segregation and condensation protein A, producing MTDTAAAPEPIEADAPLDPAPRTAPSDGEAATSGAEGEAAPSGFTVKLANFEGPFDLLLQLIGGRRLDVTEVALHVVTDEFIAYTKQLGAEADLDQTTEFLVVAATLLDLKAARLLPAGEVEDAEDLALLEARDLLFARLLQYRAYKQVAELMAQLEAKANRRYPRAVGLEARFEELVPPVQLGVTPEQFALVAASAFTPKAKPTVGLGHLHVPKVSVPEQAKLIAARLRERPDHWSGFAELVADCDSGIAVIARFLALLELYRERAVLFDQPEALGDLKVRWSGENDGTVVGGTVDEYDETPEEES